The following is a genomic window from Lysinibacillus sp. G4S2.
GGCGGAAACAGCTGATATGCTTACATCTGAACAGCAGCATGTTTACTTACCTGATATGCGAGCAGGCTGTTCAATGGCCGATATGGCAGACATTTACCAAACAGAACACGCATGGCCAATTTTACAACAACTTTTTGGCGATACCATTATCCCGCTAACATATGTCAATTCTACTGCTGCCATTAAAGCATTTACGGGTAGACATGGAGGAGCCTGTGTGACATCATCCAATGCAAAAGAAATGGTGAGATGGGCATTTACACAAAAACAACGTATTTTCTTTTTACCAGATCAACATTTAGGTAGAAATACTGCGTATGATTTAGGAATACCGCTAGAAAATATGGCCGTCTGGAATCCTCAAACAAATATGCTCGAGACAGATCAGTCCCCAGAAAACATACAAGTCATCTTATGGAAGGGACACTGCTCTGTACACGAAGGCTTTACCGTTCAGCATACGGAGATTGTACGTAAAACTCATCCAAACATGCGCATCATTGTTCATCCTGAATGTAATCGCGAGGTTGTTGCTGCTGCAGATGATGCAGGTTCTACAAAATACATTATTGATACGATTAATAAGGCACCAAGTGGTTCTGCTTGGGCGATTGGCACAGAAATGAATCTCGTTAATCGTATTATCAAGCAGCACCCCGATAAGCAGATTATATCCTTAAATGAGAACTTTTGCCCTTGTCTTACGATGAACCGAATCGATTTACCTCATTTACTTTGGTGCCTTGAAAGTATCGAACAAGGGCAACCACATAATCGTATTCAAGTAGAAGCTCATGCCGCTGAAGAAGCACGTAGTTCACTTGAAAGAATGCTATTACGACCAAAAGAGGCTGGGACAAAACCTCACTAAAAAGTAAATATAGTAAGAAGCCCGAAAAATTTTACGAACAGTAAAGTTTTCCGGGCTTTGTATTTGAACATATAAATTTTGATAAAAAGAAAGGACACCCTCTGATAAAATTAAAGTAACCAAACCATAACCAATCAGAAAGAAGTGTCCTTATGCTTAAAAATTATAATATGCATCAAGTTGTTTTACGCTAAATTTAGAAATAAAACTTCAAGAAAATGATATCGCTACGCCATCAATGATTTAGTGGAAAGTATTCCAAATGAAGCATTCGATTCATTTCTTCGAAACACGGGTTGCCCAGCTTATCACCCGCGAAAAGGTACAAAACCTTCTAAAATGCCGAGAATCTCGTAATAGAGGAAAACAGATTAAAAAGAGAGGTATATCTTACGAACGGTTTGTATTGCTACTGCTATTGATAGACAGGGTAATCTAATTATGGAGTTATTATGTAGAGGTAGAATGACACACCAAGAATTAGAAAGACTCTATGACGGTCGTGTAGGGGGTAACTCTATCTTTTGTACTGATAGTCATAAGAGTTATGTTCAGTTTGCCAAGATTTTTCATTGGAACATAAGCGTATACAAAGAGGAAAACGTAAAGAAGGAATTTACCATATTCAACACATTAATGCTGTACACAGCAAATTAAAAAAGTGGATGAATAAGTTTAATGGTGTTGCAACTAAATATATCAGCAATTATTTGTATTGGTTTAAATGGCTATAATTATTTGAAACTGACAAAGAAGTTGTTAAAATCAAGAACTTTATGGTTCAATGCAATGTAGCCCATGCTTATACAAGAGTAACAATATTTATTTAGGTATATACATTTGTAATATTAGGAATAACGAATTATTTATATTTCATGGAGGAAAATTTCAATGATAAAAAGTAATTTTAAAATAGAAAATATTCCAGCGATTTTATGGGGTGACAAATCAGATAAGTTATTTGTGGTAGTGCATGGTAACATGTCAAATAAGGCAGATGACTCGATTATTGTATTTGCAGAAGAAGCAACAGCAGTAGGTTATCAAGTGCTTAGTTTTGATTTACCTCAACATGGTGACCGTAAGGATGATACTTATCTTTGCAAAGTTCAAAACTGTGTTCAAGACCTTAATACAATTATGATCTATGCAAAATCGTTATCAAATAATATAAGCATTTTTGCTTGTAGCATGGGAGTATATTTTAGCCTATTAGAATATAGCCATGAGCCGTTGAAGCAGTGTTTGTTTCTCTCTCCTGTGGTAAATATGGAACGTATCATAAATAATATGATGACATGGTTTAACGTAAGTGAGAGTAGACTAAAAATAGAGAAAGAAATTTCTACACCTATTGGACAAACTCTCTATTGGGACTACTACTGTTATGTGAAAGAACATCCTATTGTTGCTTGGAATAATCCAACTTCAATTCTCTATGGTTCAGAAGATAACTTATGTGAGTTTGACGTTGTATCTGAATTTAATAAACGTTTTAACTGTAATTTGCAAGTAATGGAGAACACTATTTCCATTCTGAGGAACAGTTGCAGTATTTCAGACAATGGCTGAAAAAACATATATACGTTAAATGATAATAAAAAATGATTGATGTATAATCTTCTTTAAAAGCGCATTAAGGGAAGTCAAAATGGCTTCCCTTAAAAGTTATATAATTTCAACATTGTTTTAAAACATCACCTTTCCTTTAATATCAGCTAGTTATATCCCAGACTCTTTTCGTTTTAGTTGATGGACGTTTTTTCAAAGATACATAGTACCAGTTGCTATTTTTATATTTCTCTATTTCTAAAAAGTTATCTTTCTACACAAAAAAGACAGTAGATGTAAGTTACATCTACTGTCTTTTTTAGTATGACCCGTACGGGATTCGAACCCGTGTTACCGCCGTGAAAGGGCGGTGTCTTAACCACTTGACCAACGGGCCAATGGCGGAGAAGGAGGGATTTGAACCCTCGCGCCGGTTACCCGACCTACACCCTTAGCAGGGGCGCCTCTTCAGCCTCTTGAGTACTTCCCCAAATAAAAAATGGCTCCGAAGGCAGGACTCGAACCTGCGACAACCTGATTAACAGTCAGGTGCTACTACCAACTGAGCTACTTCGGAATAATGGTGGGCCTAAATGGACTCGAACCATCGACCTCACGCTTATCAGGCGTGCGCTCTAACCAGCTGAGCTATAGGCCCTTGGAGCGGGTGATGAGAATCGAACTCACGACATCAGCTTGGAAGGCTGAGGTTTTACCATTAAACTACACCCGCAAATATGGTGGGTCAGGACGGAATCGAACCGCCGACACTTAGAGCTTCAATCTAATGCTCTACCAACTGAGCTACTGACCCATATTATCATGCTAAGCTTTCTTTACTCTTTTGCTTCTCATGTATTTCTTTTTAAAAAAATGGCGGTCCCGACCGGGATCGAACCGGCGATCTCCTGCGTGACAGGCAGGCATGTTAACCGCTACACCACGGGACCATTTGGTTGCGGGGGCCGGATTTGAACCAACGACCTTCGGGTTATGAGCCCGACGAGCTACCACTGCTCCACCCCGCGTTAACAATATTCTTTTCAAGTCTTTAAACACCATTTATAGAAATAAAACTGGAGGAGGTAGAGGGATTCGAACCCCCGCGCGGTGTTACCCGCCTGTCGGTTTTCAAGACCGATCCCTTCAGCCAGACTTGGGTATACCTCCGTGACAATATATAAATGGTGGACCTTGCAGGACTCGAACCTGCGACCGGACGGTTATGAGCCGTCTGCTCTAACCAACTGAGCTAAAGGTCCTTTAAGATGGCGGCAGAGGGGATCGAACCCCCGACCTTACGGGTATGAACCGTACGCTCTAGCCAGCTGAGCTACGCCGCCAGGATCTTTATACTGGTTATCTTTTTGGTGGAGCCTAGCGGGATCGAACCGCTGACCTCCTGCGTGCAAGGCAGGCGCTCTCCCAGCTGAGCTAAGGCCCCAAAGAATGGTCGGAATGACAGGATTCGAACCTACGACCCCTTGGTCCCAAACCAAGTGCTCTACCAAGCTGAGCTACATTCCGATAAACAAATATTTATATGGCGCGCCCGACAGGAGTCGAACCCATAACCTTCTGATCCGTAGTCAGACGCTCTATCCAATTGAGCTACGGGCGCTAATTATTAAAAAAATGGTGCCGAGGGCCGGAATCGAACCGGCACGGTAGTCACCTACCGCAGGATTTTAAGTCCTGTGCGTCTGCCAGTTCCGCCACCCCGGCACATTTGGAGCGGAAGACGAGGTTCGAACTCGCGACCCCCACCTTGGCAAGGTGGTGTTCTACCACTGAACTACTTCCGCATGTGCATAAGATTTATTTATCCTGGCAATTATGAAATTCTGAAAAAATGGTGCGGGTGAAGGGAGTCGAACCCCCACGCCTTGCGGCGCTAGATCCTAAGTCTAGTGCGTCTGCCAATTCCGCCACACCCGCATATTTTGTTGGCAATTTAAATGGTGAGCCATGAAGGACTCGAACCTTCGACCCTCTGATTAAAAGTCAGATGCTCTACCAACTGAGCTAATGGCTCAAAACTATGGTGCCGGCTATAGGAATCGAACCCACGACCTACTGATTACAAGTCAGTTGCTCTACCTGCTGAGCTAAACCGGCAAATGGTGGAGGATGACGGGCTCGAACCGCCGACCCCCTGCTTGTAAGGCAGGTGCTCTCCCAGCTGAGCTAATCCTCCTGGGTATAATGCCTAGCGACGTCCTACTCTCACAGGGGGAAGCCCCCAACTACCATCGGCGCTAAAGAGCTTAACTTCCGTGTTCGGTATGGGAACGGGTGTGACCTCTTTGCCATCATCACTAGACTATTTTAAAGACAAGATTTATTATAACATATTTTCGTTATAATCGCAAGCTTTTTTTAAAACTTTCTTGTTCTTTCAAAACTGGATAAACGGTGCATTGAATGTTTCAAACATTGTGGTTAAGTCCTCGATCGATTAGTATTCGTCAGCTCCATGTGTCACCACACTTCCACCTCGAACCTATCTACCTCATCGTCTTTGAGGGATCTTACTTACTTGCGTAATGGGAAATCTCATCTTGAGGGGGGCTTCATGCTTAGATGCTTTCAGCACTTATCCCGTCCACACATAGCTACCCAGCGATGCCTTTGGCAAGACAACTGGTACACCAGCGGTGTGTCCATCCCGGTCCTCTCGTACTAAGGACAGCTCCTCTCAAATTTCCTACGCCCACGACGGATAGGGACCGAACTGTCTCACGACGTTCTGAACCCAGCTCGCGTACCGCTTTAATGGGCGAACAGCCCAACCCTTGGGACCGACTACAGCCCCAGGATGCGATGAGCCGACATCGAGGTGCCAAACCTCCCCGTCGATGTGGACTCTTGGGGGAGATAAGCCTGTTATCCCCGGGGTAGCTTTTATCCGTTGAGCGATGGCCCTTCCATGCGGAACCACCGGATCACTAAGCCCGTCTTTCGACCCTGCTCGACTTGTAGGTCTCGCAGTCAAGCTCCCTTGTGCCTTTACACTCTACGAATGATTTCCAACCATTCTGAGGGAACCTTTGGGCGCCTCCGTTACCTTTTAGGAGGCGACCGCCCCAGTCAAACTGTCCGCCTGACACTGTCTCCTACCCCGCTAAGGGGCATGGGTTAGAATTTCAATACAACCAGGGTAGTATCCCACCGACGCCTCCTTCGAAGCTGGCGCTCCGAGATCTCTGGCTCCTACCTATCCTGTACAAGTTGTACCAAAATTCAATATCAGGCTACAGTAAAGCTCCACGGGGTCTTTCCGTCCTGTCGCGGGTAACCTGCATCTTCACAGGTACTATAATTTCACCGAGTCTCTCGTTGAGACAGTGCCCAGATCGTTACGCCTTTCGTGCGGGTCGGAACTTACCCGACAAGGAATTTCGCTACCTTAGGACCGTTATAGTTACGGCCGCCGTTTACTGGGGCTTCAATTCGCAGCTTCGCTTGCGCTAACCACTCCTCTTAACCTTCCAGCACCGGGCAGGCGTCAGCCCCTATACGTCACCTTACGGTTTTGCAGAGACCTGTGTTTTTGCTAAACAGTCGCCTGGGCCTATTCACTGCGGCTCTCATGCGCTTGCACGCTCAAGAGCACCCCTTCTCCCGAAGTTACGGGGTCATTTTGCCGAGTTCCTTAACGAGAGTTCTCTCGCACACCTTAGGATTCTCTCCTCGACTACCTGTGTCGGTTTGCGGTACGGGCACCTCTCACCTCGATAGAGGCTTTTCTTGGCAGTGTGAAATCAGGAACTTCGTCCATACGGACTCGCCATCACAGCTCAACGTTACAGTGTGCGGATTTGCCTACACACACGCCTTACTGCTTGGACGCGCACAACCAACGGCGCGCTTACCCTATCCTACTGCGTCCCCCCATTTCTCAAACGGTGAGGAGGTGGTACAGGAATATCAACCTGTTGTCCATCGCCTACGCCTATCGGCCTCGGCTTAGGTCCCGACTAACCCTGAGCGGACGAGCCTTCCTCAGGAAACCTTAGTCATACGGTGGACGGGATTCTCACCCGTCTTTCGCTACTCATACCGGCATTCTCACTTCTAAGCGCTCCACCAGTCCTTCCGATCTGACTTCAACGCACTTAGAACGCTCTCCTACCACTGACATCATAGATGTCAATCCACAGCTTCGGTGAATCGTTTAGCCCCGATACATTTTCGGCGCAGCGTCACTCGACCAGTGAGCTATTACGCACTCTTTAAATGATGGCTGCTTCTAAGCCAACATCCTGGTTGTCTGTGCAACGCCACATCCTTTTCCACTTAACGATTACTTTGGGACCTTAGCTGGTGGTCTGGGCTGTTTCCCTTTTGACTACGGATCTTATCACTCGCAGTCTGACTCCCGTGTATAAATATCTGGCATTCGGAGTTTGTCTGAATTCGGTAAACCGGGATGGCCCCCTAGTCCAAACAGTGCTCTACCTCCAGTATTCTCATCACGAGGCTAGCCCTAAAGCTATTTCGGAGAGAACCAGCTATCTCCAAGTTCGATTGGAATTTCTCCGCTACCCACACCTCATCCCCGCACTTTTCAACGTGCGTGGGTTCGGGCCTCCAGTAAGTGTTACCTCACCTTCACCCTGGACATGGGTAGATCACCTGGTTTCGGGTCTACGACCACGTACTAATTCGCCCTATTCAGACTCGCTTTCGCTGCGGCTCCGCCTTCTAAAGCTTAACCTCGCACGTAATCGTAACTCGCCGGTTCATTCTACAAAAGGCACGCTATCACCCATTAACGGGCTCTAACTACTTGTAGGCACACGGTTTCAGGATCTCTTTCACTCCCCTTCCGGGGTGCTTTTCACCTTTCCCTCACGGTACTGGTTCACTATCGGTCACTAGGTAGTATTTAGCCTTGGGAGATGGTCCTCCCGGATTCCGACGGAATTTCACGTGTTCCGCCGTACTCAGGATCCACTCAGGAGAGAACGAACTTTCGACTACAGGGCTTTTACCTGCTCTGGCGGACCTTTCCAAGTCGCTTCATCTAACTCGCTCTTTTGTAACTCCGTATAGAGTGTCCTACAACCCCAAGAGGCAAGCCTCTTGGTTTGGGCTCTTCCCGTTTCGCTCGCCGCTACTCAGGGAATCGATTTTTCTTTCTCTTCCTCCAGGTACTTAGATGTTTCAGTTCCCTGGGTCTGCCTTCAAGACGCTATGAATTCACGTCAAGATACTACGCGATTAAACGTAGTGGGTTCCCCCATTCGGAAATCTCCGGATCAAAGCTCACTTACAGCTCCCCGAAGCATATCGGTGTTAGTGCCGTCCTTCTTCGGCTCCTAGTGCCAAGGCATTCGCCGTGCGCCCTTAATAACTTAACCAAGTTATTAAGCCTATAAAAAAACTTAAAAAATTAATGTGTTTGTTACAATTTCAATGTCGTTTTATCCAGTTTTCAAAGAACAAGTTTTGAAGTGTTTCATTCGTAAGAATGAACCTTCAAAACTGAACGCAAAACGTAATCTTACAAACCCTAGGTTTGTATTCCGAAAATATCCTTAGAAAGGAGGTGATCCAGCCGCACCTTCCGATACGGCTACCTTGTTACGACTTCACCCCAATCATCTATCCCACCTTCGGCGGCTGGCTCCAAAAGGTTACCCCACCGACTTCGGGTGTTACAAACTCTCGTGGTGTGACGGGCGGTGTGTACAAGGCCCGGGAACGTATTCACCGCGGCATGCTGATCCGCGATTACTAGCGATTCCGGCTTCATGTAGGCGAGTTGCAGCCTACAATCCGAACTGAGAACGACTTTATCGGATTAGCTCCCTCTCGCGAGTTGGCAACCGTTTGTATCGTCCATTGTAGCACGTGTGTAGCCCAGGTCATAAGGGGCATGATGATTTGACGTCATCCCCACCTTCCTCCGGTTTGTCACCGGCAGTCACCTTAGAGTGCCCAACTAAATGATGGCAACTAAGATCAAGGGTTGCGCTCGTTGCGGGACTTAACCCAAC
Proteins encoded in this region:
- the nadA gene encoding quinolinate synthase NadA — translated: MSITSLLQQTSLLPDHYRALSKNEMESRIKAIKKKLGSTLFIPGHHYQKDEVIQFADVTGDSLQLAQLSATNKEAKHIVFCGVHFMAETADMLTSEQQHVYLPDMRAGCSMADMADIYQTEHAWPILQQLFGDTIIPLTYVNSTAAIKAFTGRHGGACVTSSNAKEMVRWAFTQKQRIFFLPDQHLGRNTAYDLGIPLENMAVWNPQTNMLETDQSPENIQVILWKGHCSVHEGFTVQHTEIVRKTHPNMRIIVHPECNREVVAAADDAGSTKYIIDTINKAPSGSAWAIGTEMNLVNRIIKQHPDKQIISLNENFCPCLTMNRIDLPHLLWCLESIEQGQPHNRIQVEAHAAEEARSSLERMLLRPKEAGTKPH